The region GCCCGCTTGGCCTGCTCGGTTGTCTCTTTTGCGAACTCGTGGGCGTCTTTCTCTACAACGCCTCCCGTATCTACAAGGACAACTTTGTGTTCGTCTATGTCGGCCTCTTGAACCACCCTGTCTCTGGTAACGCCCGGGGTGTTGTCTATGATTGCAACTTTCCTTCCTAAGAGCCTGTTGAAAAGGGAGGATTTACCCACGTTGGGTCTGCCCACTATAGCTACAACCGGAAGTCGCTTCATAGCTCCTCCGCCATAACCATGTCGTAGAGCTTCTGGAAGACGCAGGTGAACTCTATGTTCTCGTCGTAGGCGAAGGGAAGGGTTTCAATCTCCCAGAGCTCCTCCCCGTTGTAGAGGATTCTCGTTCCGACAAAGGCAACGTCGGGGAGCTCGCGGTAGTAGTATTCTTTGTCGCCCTTTTCGAGGGCCTCGGCGTAGAAGTCGCGAAGCTCCTCTACCGAGTCGAAGTTTGTTGTTGTGGGTATTACAAATTTAAGGGCGGCGTAAGTGTTGCCGCACTTTTTACACTCGCCGCTGCGCTGAATCACCTCTATGGCGGTGCGGAACTTACCCTCCTTTACGAGCTCCTCTATCATCTCTATGAGGTCGGTAAAGGGCTCGTCTTCCTCGCCCAGGTAGAGGTCTTGGTCGGTCTCTTCGAGGCGGTCGGGGTATATTACCGCAAGTGGTGCTCCGCAGTAAGGGCACTCAACGGTTATGCCGTCTTCCCCTACCGGCTCTACAAGGCCAATGAGCCTTTCGAAGAACTCGGTGAGGTTGTAGTCGTCGGCTACAAGCTCTATCGGCTCGCTGCACATGGAGAAGTCGTACCTGTAGTTCCTGCTGATGAAGTCCTCCATCTCTCCTCCTTAAAATCCTTTTTTTAAAGAATTTACCGTTTTGACCTAAAAAAGAAAAGGGGGAAGGGGCTTTAAAGCCCCTTCCCCCTTTGGGGGTTGCCTTTACTTGTTCTGCTCTTCCTGGCCCTTTTGGGGCTGTTCTTGGGATTGAAGCTCCTCTACTGCTTTAACCGCTGCCTTGGCGAGGTAGTAGTCTGCCAGCAGCTCCAGACCCCACACTAAGAGGGTCGGGATTGCCGCTCCCAGCATAACGGCCTCGGCAACCGGCCCGAATACTATCGAGGAGATTATGTTCAGCTCGAAGAGAACCGCAAGGAGGAACGTGAGGAAGAAGCCAAGATAGTAGGCATACTTAAAGGGCTCCAGTGCGTTCCTCCACATTCCCAGCAGTGCAACAACGCTGAGCTCCTCGAGCTTTTGGAGCTGGGCCAGCTCCTGGGTTTTTGCAACTTTCTTCGCCAGTTCGGCTTTGTCGGGGAGCTGGCCGTCGATGAAGGCCTTTGCTGCGTTGGCTATGCCGCCGAACCCGAATATCAGCCTGTTTGCAAAGAGCCAGAATCCCAGGAACCCGAGGAAGAACGCCGCCGTTACCGGGTTAGACGCTATAACGGCGCTTATTGCGAATATCCCCAAAACTACAATGGCAACAAAGAGTGCAAACGCTATCCACCACAGTACCCTCTGCATCACTTACCTCCCTTGGCCTTCTTCTCGGCCTTCTCTTTGAGGTTTTCCGGCTTCATACCCATCTTGAACGGATGGATAACGGTGTAGAGGTCGTTAGACAGGGGTTGAACGTAGGTAAACGTTGCAAGAACTGCGTCTCCGATGTGGAGCTTCTCGGTTCCGGGCTTGAGCTTCAGCTCAACCTTTGTTGCAACTCCCGGAGGCAGAACGATGTGGACCGGTACGTGGGATACCACGTAAGCCTTCTCCTTGCTCTCGTTACCCGGCGTAAACACGAACGACTCGTCCACTATTGTGAGGGGCGTTCCGCCGGGGTTGAGGATGGAGTAAACGATAGAGTGGTGCTCCTTGTCGTACTTCGCGTCGAGCACTATCGGCGAGCCCGGTATGGTTGCGAGTACCTTGGCCACCGTTCTGCCCGTGAAGAACTCCCCTATAGCCCAGCCGAGAACTAAAGAGGCTATGGCTATAAGGATTAGCAGTGCTGCAGGTGCGCTGCCTCTGCGACTCTCCATCTCTTCCCTCCTTTCTGTGTGGTTTTTTTGGCAAAAAAAAATTGCAGACGAAAGCAGAGAAACTTAATCGGAAGAAGCGGTGAGGAGTTGAGGGGCGGGTTTTACTCCGCCCCTTCATCCTCTTCTTTGAGGAGCTTTATGGCCTCCTCTTTGGTGACTTCTACCATAACGGAGCCGAAGGAGTAGTAGATGCGCCTCCCCTCGGGAAGGCGCTCCAGGAACTCTATAATCGCCTCTTTACTTGTTGTCTCCTTTCTCATCTTTAGCCCCCTCGGAAGCCTCGGACTGACCGTGCTCCCTGATTTTCTGGGAGAGCTCCTCAACCCTTGCGTAGAGCTCTACCATTGCCTTCTCGAGAGCCTCCCTGAGGGCAAGGAGTGCAACTATCTCCTTCTCGATTTGCTGGATTGCTTCGTCGAAGGGAAGCTCTACGGAGATACCGCTTCCGATGTTGATGACGATTTTGTCTACATCCTCGAGCTTTGCACCTACCTGTGCTATACGGCCGACGGGCAGGAGAACCTCTTTACCCGCTCCGAGGTCTTTAAGGTTCTTTAAGGTGGTAATGGTGCTCCTGTACTCGGATACCAGGATGTCGAGCTGGGCAATCTCTACCCTTAAAGCCTCGATTTGGGCGATGATGCTCCTGAGCTGCCTTGTCAGGTCGGCCATCCTTTTCTCGTCCCTCTTTACAGCCATGGCACACCTCCTCCAATTGGGGTTTATTCTCAAACTTTCAGTTCACACCAGCCGGTTGTGCACTTTTCCCTGGGCAGGTAGATGACCCGCCTCGGGCGGATGTCCATCTTCAGCTCGTCCATGAGTTTCTCGCGGACCTCCTTAATCCTCCAGAAGAAGAGGAGGTTTCCTCTGAACCTAACCTCGGTCCACATTCCCACCCGCAGGGGAATCTCCCACCTTTTAAGGTCGTTGAGCAGCGGTTGGTAGAACTGCTCAACGAGCGGGTGGTCTCTGAGCATGCTCATCTCCATTCTTGCAAGGGCCTCACAGTAGGAGTGGCCTGCGGCCTTTAACTTCTCGAGGTGGGGCGAAGAGATGGGAAGCTCTATCGTCCCTTTGAATACCTCAACTTTAAAGTCTTCAACGTCTTCCCACTTTTTAAGGTCGAAAACCTCGGCCCTTGCCTCGTAAACTTCGCCGTTTGAGAGGTCTATCCTCTCGGGAACTTCAAGGCCATTGAGAACCGGGTATTTATCGGTGATTATCTCCTTTACCCGCTCTATTACCTCGTCGGGTTTCAGGCCTTTTTTAAGCAGGTAGGCCTTTACTTTGGCCTCGATTTCCCTGTCTTTCTTTATGTAGTAGTAGATTACGGCGCTGGTTATCGCCTCTTTTATGGCGTTTCCGGGGAGGAAGGGTCTACCCGCCTCGTCCCGGGGAAAACCGTGTCTTGTGAAGATTACCGGCGTCCAGGTTAGAAGCTCCATCTCTCTCCCTCCTACTTGAAGGCTGCCAGTATCTTGTCTGCTTTTTCTGCTATGTCTATTTCAAACAGGGCTATGGTGGGCAGCAGCCAAGAGACTCTGAACCTGGCGTCGCCGTCTTTGTTTTCCCCGAAGTAGGCAAGGGCGACCCTTCCGAATCCTGCTTCTTTTTCGACTTTCTTTGCTTCCCTCAGGAAACGCCTTGCAACGTTGGGGAGCTTCTCAAAGGGGTAGGGTTTACCCTCCTGTCCCCTCTGTTTAACAAGCTCGGTTGCCGTTCCTACGTTCCTCAGGGCCTCTATAAGGTGGTGTAGCCTGTGCTTCTTGAAGTAGGCCAGCAGGAGCGAGGCTGCAGGGAGCCTTAGAATCTCTATATTGTGGTCCCCTTCCCGCAGCTCGCCTACAAGGTAGGCCCTACCGTTCTCCATTTCTATGTGGGCAAAGAGCTTCTTGTTCTTAGGAAGCTCCTCCAGTATTTCACTTACCTCGTACTCAACTCCCTCTTCTTGGTAAACGTCGCCGGCTTTGCGCTTTCCGTATTCGGCCACGAAGTAGGTCTCCTCTCCTCCCTTCTTACCCAGAACGAGGTCCAGTCCCCACCTTTTGAGGGACTTGAACTTGAACTCCCTCTCCTTTTCGGGCTGTCCGAGCGTCTCAAAAACCAGCGTGTTGAGTGCCTGAATCTCGCGAAGCTCAAGAAGGTTCATCTCCATCCTCCCGCTTTTAAAAAGATGTTTTAACTTTGCTCTGCATAGCAATTTATGTTTTTTAATTTCGTGTGTCAATATTTATTAATCTATGCTTTAAATCGAGTTTGCCTATAGGGGAAATAGACCTTACTTTTTCTTTGGAGGTGACCATGGAGAGCTGCCTTGACTACCACCTTAAAACAGCCCACACCTACGAGAGCGTTCGCAGGCCCCACTACCTTGACTGGAGCAACTACCCTTCACCTTTCAAGTTCTACCGGGGAGTTAAAACCTTTCCCCTTCCACCTTTCAAATTCCGCGGTCAGGAGACCTTAGACACCCTCTACAGGCTCTGTAGCGACTACGGTTCAGATAGCCTTACCCTGCAGGAGGTTGCGAACCTTGCCTTCTCTATGAACGGCGTTACAAAAGTAGAGGACTTCCACGGTGAACCCTTTGCCTTTAGAGCATCTCCTTCGGCCGGTGCCCTCTACCCTTTTGAGCTCTACCTGTTTCTGAGAAGCGTTGAGGGCCTGCC is a window of Thermovibrio ammonificans HB-1 DNA encoding:
- a CDS encoding TIGR00703 family protein produces the protein MNLLELREIQALNTLVFETLGQPEKEREFKFKSLKRWGLDLVLGKKGGEETYFVAEYGKRKAGDVYQEEGVEYEVSEILEELPKNKKLFAHIEMENGRAYLVGELREGDHNIEILRLPAASLLLAYFKKHRLHHLIEALRNVGTATELVKQRGQEGKPYPFEKLPNVARRFLREAKKVEKEAGFGRVALAYFGENKDGDARFRVSWLLPTIALFEIDIAEKADKILAAFK
- the pfdA gene encoding prefoldin subunit alpha — encoded protein: MAVKRDEKRMADLTRQLRSIIAQIEALRVEIAQLDILVSEYRSTITTLKNLKDLGAGKEVLLPVGRIAQVGAKLEDVDKIVINIGSGISVELPFDEAIQQIEKEIVALLALREALEKAMVELYARVEELSQKIREHGQSEASEGAKDEKGDNK
- a CDS encoding prefoldin subunit; translation: MRKETTSKEAIIEFLERLPEGRRIYYSFGSVMVEVTKEEAIKLLKEEDEGAE